Part of the Canis aureus isolate CA01 chromosome 3, VMU_Caureus_v.1.0, whole genome shotgun sequence genome, gcttgttctctctctctctctccctctctcaaaagcTCTCCTTCCCGCCGCCATCCTGGTTGCGTGTGGTTGACTGTGATCGCCATGTCTTCTCACAAGACTTTCAGAATCAAGCGATTCCTGgccaggaaacaaaagcagaatcgtCCTATTCCCCAGTGGATTCAgatgaaaactggtaataaaatcagGTACAATTCCAAGAGGAGACACTGGAGAAGAACCAAACTGGGTCTGTGAGGAAGCATCGCACATGATGAAATAGCAAACATAATTGGCACACATATTTAAGCCACATGGAGATCACATATTCCTATCTTATCAATATGGAAACATCCTTCCTACCTGGCCAATAGACATGTCTTATCAAGAGAATGATTTTCTCTGTTACTATGCCTCTATACCAGTAGGTTGGTTCAGTAATAAATGTGAGACCtttcagctgaaaaaaaaaaaaaaaaaaaaagaaggacaaaatacctagaaataaacagaaatgtgCTAGACACACAAAGGAAACCTGTAAGAAGAAATCTttgttgaaaaggaaaagaagctt contains:
- the LOC144305563 gene encoding large ribosomal subunit protein eL39-like; this encodes MSSHKTFRIKRFLARKQKQNRPIPQWIQMKTGNKIRYNSKRRHWRRTKLGL